The following proteins come from a genomic window of Limnohabitans sp. 103DPR2:
- a CDS encoding DUF3857 domain-containing transglutaminase family protein, with amino-acid sequence MTFQKWMVVGVMCVCTAALAQYKPSYTVVKSSSKFEVNPDASYTQHLEEQARVDTPQGVRMLGERKITYNSTLENVEVLEAYTIQPDGTRIGVPLDKIRTQDETADDGAIYSDSKSKVIIYPKLEVGSQVYYRAKSVQHTPEFPGHFFLWEHYSPHVRYENVTVELVHDVGIEVGVSTKGMQGGKLDMPPKPHTVAYKFTFSQDTAYPNEDSRVDLPDFAPHFAASTFKTYADVGQAYHVRAKEKAAVTPAIQALAQALVQKANAQTTLDKVKVLHHWVAQNIRYLGIYVGAGGYVPHDAQSILDNRYGDCKDHVVILESLLAAVGIDSSPALINSGTAFLLPKLPTPGIFDHVITYVPSLNVFLDSTSRFAPLGTLPLGDMGKSVVLTATGALSRTPMTQTIKDRTESRIQMKLTRDGSIEGQSQAKMFGVFEVASRNSQFNYQNKEQSNVVNRLLSRFQETGWGEIAKTEPTNFSVPWQVNSTFELDPVVNVPGPSAMAIPVGLAPGRLKGFADVVLPKDRRFPTYCNSTQHEEWIDLAFPKDMKITRVPKGVTFAKGTLRYQSTYALSGHVLKIKRVYASRRTETLCGAESDKAFSDFTQVLRRDLRQQVFFE; translated from the coding sequence ATGACGTTTCAAAAATGGATGGTGGTGGGTGTAATGTGTGTTTGCACTGCGGCATTGGCGCAATACAAACCTTCTTACACGGTGGTGAAAAGCAGCTCCAAGTTCGAGGTCAACCCAGACGCCTCTTACACCCAACACTTGGAAGAGCAAGCCCGCGTTGACACGCCACAAGGCGTGCGCATGTTGGGCGAACGAAAGATCACCTACAACTCAACCCTCGAAAATGTCGAAGTACTTGAGGCGTACACCATTCAACCCGATGGCACGCGCATTGGCGTGCCGCTCGACAAAATCCGCACGCAAGACGAAACGGCCGACGATGGTGCCATTTACAGCGACAGCAAATCCAAGGTCATCATTTATCCCAAGTTGGAGGTGGGCAGCCAGGTGTATTACCGGGCAAAGTCGGTGCAGCACACGCCCGAGTTTCCGGGGCACTTCTTTTTGTGGGAGCACTACAGCCCCCATGTTCGCTACGAAAACGTCACCGTGGAGTTGGTTCACGATGTGGGCATTGAAGTGGGCGTGAGCACCAAGGGCATGCAGGGGGGCAAGCTCGACATGCCGCCCAAACCCCATACAGTGGCTTACAAATTCACCTTCAGCCAAGACACGGCCTATCCCAATGAAGATTCGCGCGTCGACTTGCCTGACTTCGCACCGCACTTTGCTGCCAGTACGTTTAAAACGTATGCCGATGTAGGCCAGGCTTATCACGTGCGTGCCAAAGAGAAGGCTGCTGTGACACCGGCCATCCAAGCGTTGGCCCAAGCGTTGGTTCAAAAAGCCAATGCCCAAACTACCCTCGATAAAGTGAAAGTGCTGCACCACTGGGTGGCGCAAAACATTCGTTACTTGGGCATTTATGTGGGCGCGGGCGGCTATGTGCCGCACGATGCGCAAAGCATCTTAGACAACCGCTATGGCGACTGCAAAGACCATGTGGTGATCTTGGAGTCTTTGCTGGCCGCCGTGGGCATTGACAGCTCGCCGGCCTTGATCAATTCGGGCACGGCATTCTTGCTGCCTAAGTTACCTACGCCAGGCATTTTTGACCACGTCATCACTTACGTGCCCAGTCTCAACGTATTCTTAGACTCCACCAGCCGGTTTGCACCCTTGGGCACTTTGCCCTTAGGTGACATGGGCAAGTCTGTGGTGCTCACGGCCACAGGAGCCCTCAGCCGTACACCCATGACGCAAACCATCAAAGACCGCACCGAGTCGCGCATTCAAATGAAGCTCACACGGGACGGCAGCATTGAAGGTCAAAGCCAAGCCAAGATGTTTGGCGTTTTTGAAGTGGCCTCTAGAAACTCGCAGTTCAATTACCAAAACAAAGAGCAATCGAATGTGGTGAACCGACTGCTGTCGAGGTTTCAAGAAACAGGCTGGGGCGAGATTGCCAAAACCGAACCCACCAACTTCAGCGTACCGTGGCAAGTCAACTCCACTTTTGAACTCGACCCCGTGGTCAACGTGCCTGGCCCCAGCGCCATGGCCATTCCGGTGGGCTTGGCGCCCGGACGCTTGAAGGGCTTTGCCGATGTGGTGTTGCCCAAGGACAGAAGGTTTCCAACTTACTGCAACTCAACCCAGCACGAGGAATGGATTGACTTGGCTTTTCCCAAAGACATGAAGATCACCCGCGTTCCAAAAGGCGTGACGTTTGCCAAGGGCACCCTGCGATACCAGTCCACCTATGCGTTATCGGGCCATGTATTGAAAATCAAACGGGTTTACGCTTCCCGCAGAACCGAAACGCTGTGCGGCGCAGAATCAGACAAAGCATTTTCTGATTTCACCCAAGTGCTGCGCAGAGACCTTCGCCAGCAAGTCTTCTTCGAGTGA
- a CDS encoding BLUF domain-containing protein: MLIRLLYISRAAGAITSTVTGSILESARVHNRVAGITGILCQGQGLYIQILEGERASVNRLYATLIKDKRHQDVELVSIEEIQTRKFPEWSMAHVIISESDPIVQLKHPEFDPFTASSAQLMSLIDDLLKHATPIH, from the coding sequence ATGCTCATTCGACTTTTGTACATCAGCCGGGCCGCAGGCGCCATCACTTCCACTGTGACGGGTTCGATTTTGGAATCGGCCAGGGTGCACAACCGCGTGGCAGGCATCACGGGCATTTTGTGTCAAGGGCAAGGCTTGTACATCCAAATATTGGAAGGCGAACGAGCCAGCGTCAATCGGCTTTATGCCACGCTGATCAAAGACAAGCGGCACCAAGATGTGGAGTTGGTGTCAATTGAAGAAATTCAAACGCGAAAGTTTCCAGAGTGGTCGATGGCGCATGTGATCATTTCCGAAAGCGATCCCATCGTGCAACTCAAGCACCCCGAGTTCGACCCCTTCACGGCATCAAGCGCGCAGTTGATGTCTTTGATCGATGACCTGCTGAAACACGCCACCCCCATCCATTAA
- a CDS encoding LON peptidase substrate-binding domain-containing protein, whose translation MGQGGQRRWHQVGINRQGLVTDTLPLFPLSQGLMPDGMLHLQIFEVRYLDLIKRCHQQQLPFGVAWLQKGSEVQVPGEVPSLHAYGCVAHIREMDMVQPNFYRVVCQGGLRFQLNEVRPGPLGVWQGQVSYLPQDPEVAIPEHLQPLADRLGKVIASAQQQGVMDRLPIFAPYQLDQCGWVANRYAEAMSLSDADKLALLAQLDPLERLESVSRHMLAS comes from the coding sequence GTGGTCAAAGACGCTGGCATCAAGTTGGAATAAACCGCCAAGGCCTTGTGACCGACACCCTGCCCCTTTTTCCCCTGTCACAGGGCCTCATGCCTGATGGCATGCTGCACCTTCAAATTTTTGAAGTTCGCTACCTCGACCTCATCAAACGTTGCCATCAACAGCAACTCCCCTTTGGCGTGGCCTGGCTTCAAAAAGGCAGTGAAGTGCAAGTGCCTGGCGAAGTGCCCTCGCTGCATGCCTACGGTTGTGTGGCCCACATTCGCGAAATGGACATGGTGCAGCCCAATTTTTATCGGGTGGTTTGCCAAGGCGGTTTGCGATTTCAATTGAACGAAGTGCGACCTGGCCCTTTGGGTGTGTGGCAAGGCCAAGTCAGCTATTTGCCACAAGACCCTGAAGTGGCCATTCCCGAGCACCTTCAGCCCTTGGCAGACCGCTTGGGCAAAGTGATTGCCTCTGCGCAGCAACAAGGTGTGATGGACCGATTACCCATCTTTGCGCCATACCAACTTGACCAGTGCGGCTGGGTGGCCAACCGCTACGCTGAAGCCATGTCTCTGAGCGATGCCGACAAGCTGGCCTTGCTGGCACAACTTGATCCCTTAGAGCGGCTTGAGTCGGTCTCGCGCCATATGCTGGCTTCTTGA